Proteins found in one Deinococcus apachensis DSM 19763 genomic segment:
- a CDS encoding SDR family NAD(P)-dependent oxidoreductase, with protein MKNDFPKRFEGQVVLVTGAGGGIGRTVAERFANEGARVAVNDVKEDAVRAVVGGITAVGGTALAVPADVSDAAQVEAMFTRVEAELGHVDVLYNNAGLIDTARHFLDGDEAWWDRVVRVNLKSVFLCSHRAARVMVRRRRGVIISTSSGGATRAHRGNVAYDATKGGIEAMTRAMALDLAPYGVRVNGVVPGFINTYGLTEEQLRVREKTVPLGRYGVAEDMTGAALFLASGDAAYITGQLIVVDGGVLVQQRSANVDTFPVEGFPQVEADLV; from the coding sequence ATGAAGAATGACTTCCCCAAACGATTTGAAGGCCAAGTGGTACTCGTCACCGGTGCTGGTGGCGGCATCGGCCGCACCGTCGCCGAGCGGTTTGCGAACGAGGGCGCCCGGGTCGCCGTGAACGACGTGAAGGAGGACGCCGTGCGGGCGGTCGTAGGGGGCATCACGGCCGTGGGCGGCACGGCCCTCGCCGTACCCGCCGACGTCTCGGATGCCGCCCAGGTGGAGGCGATGTTCACCCGCGTCGAGGCGGAACTCGGCCACGTGGACGTGCTGTACAACAACGCGGGCCTGATCGACACAGCCCGGCACTTCCTGGACGGCGACGAGGCCTGGTGGGACCGCGTCGTGCGGGTGAACCTGAAGAGCGTGTTCCTGTGTTCCCACCGGGCGGCGCGCGTGATGGTCCGGCGCAGGCGCGGCGTGATCATCAGCACCTCGTCGGGCGGCGCCACCCGCGCCCACCGCGGCAACGTCGCCTACGACGCGACCAAGGGCGGAATCGAGGCGATGACGCGGGCGATGGCGCTGGACCTCGCGCCGTACGGGGTGCGGGTGAACGGGGTGGTGCCGGGGTTCATCAACACCTACGGGCTCACCGAGGAGCAGCTCCGCGTCCGCGAGAAGACCGTGCCGCTGGGCCGCTACGGAGTGGCCGAGGATATGACCGGGGCGGCACTGTTCCTCGCGTCTGGCGACGCCGCCTACATCACCGGGCAGCTCATCGTGGTGGACGGCGGGGTGCTCGTCCAGCAGCGGTCGGCGAACGTGGATACCTTCCCCGTCGAGGGCTTTCCTCAGGTCGAGGCGGACCTCGTGTGA
- a CDS encoding NAD(P)/FAD-dependent oxidoreductase has product MTAEAEWDVVVIGAGIIGAACAWRLAERGLRVRVLEQGSPTGGSTGKSAAGVRAQFATDSNILLSKRSIEEYAAMPASGYRPAGYLMLVPQGQWEAHLTGVERQHAHGVPTEVLTPAQAQRHASFETNGLGGCTFGPTDGFVDPHGLTFEYVRLAREAGACFSLNTPVTAITREGDRWRVTTPTGEVEAPQVLNAAGAWSGEVAALAGLEVPVGPARRMVFTTGPLNLLRPLPMVFDLESGVWLRSEGERLILGRADEADVGWREGMNWAWLEPTLDRALERFPWLETASLDRRASWWGYYEVTPDHQPVVGRMPGVDGWLNACGFSGHGVMQAAAVARVIAQEALGEAPFIDISPLRYERFTAGALLSPDIQV; this is encoded by the coding sequence GTGACGGCAGAGGCTGAGTGGGATGTGGTGGTGATCGGGGCGGGCATTATTGGGGCAGCGTGCGCGTGGCGTCTGGCCGAGCGTGGCCTGAGGGTGCGGGTGCTGGAACAGGGAAGTCCCACCGGGGGTTCGACCGGGAAGAGTGCCGCCGGGGTCCGCGCCCAGTTCGCCACCGACAGCAACATCCTGCTCTCAAAGCGCAGCATCGAGGAGTACGCCGCCATGCCCGCCTCCGGTTACCGGCCCGCCGGGTACCTGATGCTGGTGCCCCAGGGGCAGTGGGAGGCGCACCTGACAGGCGTGGAGCGCCAGCACGCGCACGGGGTGCCCACGGAAGTCCTCACACCCGCGCAGGCGCAGCGGCACGCCTCCTTCGAGACGAATGGCCTCGGCGGCTGCACCTTCGGCCCGACCGACGGCTTCGTGGACCCGCACGGCCTGACCTTTGAATATGTCCGCCTGGCCCGCGAGGCCGGGGCCTGTTTCTCCCTGAATACGCCCGTGACGGCCATTACCCGTGAAGGGGACCGCTGGCGCGTCACGACGCCCACCGGGGAGGTCGAGGCGCCGCAGGTCCTCAACGCCGCGGGCGCCTGGTCCGGTGAGGTGGCCGCGCTCGCCGGGCTGGAGGTCCCGGTGGGGCCTGCCCGGCGCATGGTGTTTACCACCGGACCCCTGAACCTGCTGCGCCCGCTGCCGATGGTGTTCGACCTGGAGAGCGGCGTGTGGCTGCGCTCCGAGGGGGAACGCCTGATCCTGGGGCGCGCCGACGAGGCCGATGTGGGCTGGCGCGAGGGGATGAACTGGGCGTGGCTCGAACCCACCCTGGACCGCGCGCTCGAACGCTTTCCCTGGCTGGAGACGGCCTCCCTCGACCGCCGTGCGAGTTGGTGGGGCTACTACGAGGTCACGCCGGACCATCAGCCCGTCGTGGGCCGGATGCCGGGCGTAGATGGGTGGCTTAACGCCTGCGGCTTCTCGGGGCACGGCGTCATGCAGGCGGCCGCCGTCGCCCGGGTGATCGCGCAGGAAGCCCTGGGAGAAGCGCCATTCATCGACATCTCCCCGTTGCGGTACGAGCGCTTCACGGCCGGTGCGCTGCTGTCA